Within the Gossypium raimondii isolate GPD5lz chromosome 12, ASM2569854v1, whole genome shotgun sequence genome, the region TGGCGCTGAATCCCAGCCTTGAAGTTGCCAGATCAAACTGAAGCAGCGTGTTCTCCAATTGGTGCCCTCCGATAACAATGGAAGTAGTCGGGTTCGATCCACCATTTACAAATCCAAGACACAACACGTCCCTGTTAACCTCGACCATCGAGTTCGAACCAAACATCCTCCAAAACACGTTCTGGTTCTGCAACACAAGGTCTATCGATGGCACGGTGGGTCCTAATCTCGTGCTTGCTATGTTACTCGAGCTGAAACACACCTCAAATGGAGCCACACCGGCAACTCTACTGATGTTCATGGCAGCAGCTTCGTTAATGAAGGCTTCGGTGACGGCTTTGAAGATTGAAGATTCGAGAACGGTGTAGGGATCCACGGTGCTGATTTTTGTGCCACCAACGCCTTCGTTGTTGATGGATAATAACGTTGTGTTCAGTGAGATGGGGTTTTCGTTTACCTTGATGGACTTTACACCGATGAAATATTCGGCGGAAGCTTCGCCCATAGGGTAAGCGGAGGCTGTGCTGACGGGGTTTATGAAGAGTGGCGTGTAAGTAAGCGACTGTGATGCATCAACACCAGGGAGGAACACGTAAGGACCATCGCCGAAGAAAATAACACCATTTGCCGAGGTTGAAGACGAGAGGCAAACGGCGAATTTCCTATGGAAACTAAAAGCAGCAGCGAATTGTGAAGGAAGCCCAATTCGAGTCCGACCGAGTCCAGCCATGCCCACAACGCCGGTAGCCAGACCTTGAAGCAAGAAACTCGGCGCACATGCGAAAAGGAACCTAGGTACACTAACCACTCTGCCGGGATTTTTCCCGTCAGTCG harbors:
- the LOC105762618 gene encoding probable aspartic proteinase GIP2 yields the protein MASLHCFLFTCLLFFFSSPSLAQQSFRPKALVIPVAKDASTLQYLTTISQRTPLMPIDLVVDLGGRHMWVDCDRDYVSSTYRPARCRSAQCSLAGADGCGDCFSAPRPGCNNNTCGVTPDNSVTHIATSGEVAQDVVSIQSTDGKNPGRVVSVPRFLFACAPSFLLQGLATGVVGMAGLGRTRIGLPSQFAAAFSFHRKFAVCLSSSTSANGVIFFGDGPYVFLPGVDASQSLTYTPLFINPVSTASAYPMGEASAEYFIGVKSIKVNENPISLNTTLLSINNEGVGGTKISTVDPYTVLESSIFKAVTEAFINEAAAMNISRVAGVAPFEVCFSSSNIASTRLGPTVPSIDLVLQNQNVFWRMFGSNSMVEVNRDVLCLGFVNGGSNPTTSIVIGGHQLENTLLQFDLATSRLGFSATLLGRQTTCANFNFTSNA